The stretch of DNA CCCGTGCCCTCACCGGGGTCGAGATCGAGCACGAGCCGGTCCGGGTTCTTGGGCTGGCCGTTCCGCCCGAACCGCCATTGCGGCACGTGCAGTTCGAGCGCGGCGACCTGAGCGAGCCAGGCGAGGGTGGCTCGATCGTTCGCCACCGGATAGGTCTTGCGGTCGCTCGAGTGCTGGATGTCGTGGCGGGCCACCCAGTCGGGCGTGCCGTCGTCGAGGTTCTTCTGAAAGAAGACCTGGCCGGGCGAGGAGTCGGTGCCGACACCGTGCACCCAGCGCTTGCGGGTCAGAGGACGGTCGCGCACATGGGGGATCAGCACCTCGGCGACGCGGGCGTAGTAGTCGAGCACATCGGCCTTGGTCGTGCCCGTCTCGGGGTAGAGCACCTTGTCGAGATTGGTGATGCGCAGGCGGCGGCCGTCGACGGTGACGGTCTGTGCGGGCTCGGCCATTTGCCAAACGCTACCTTCCGCTCAGCCGGACCCGTGATACTAGGCGGTAACCAGGAGGTTTCATGAGGTCCATCTGGAAGGGCGCCATCACGTTCGGGCTCGTCAACGTGCCCGTCAAGGTCTACTCGGCCACCGAGGATCACGACGTGCCGTTGCACCAGGTCCACGACAAGGACGGTGGGCGCATCCGCTACCAGCGTCGCTGCGAGATCGACGGCGAGATCGTCGACTACGAGCACATCGTCAAGGCCTACGACGACGGCGACAAGACCGTCGTGATCACGAACGAGGATCTGAAGAGCCTCCCCGTCGAGAAGAGCCGCGAGATCGACGTGGTGGAGTTCGTGCCGAGCGATCAGATCGACCCGATCCGTTACGACAAGAGCTACTACCTCGAGCCCGACTCGAAGTCGGCGAAGGCGTATGTACTGCTGCGCCGCACTCTCGAAGAGAGCGAGCGCACCGCGATCGTGAAGTTCGCGCTGCGACAGAAGACCCGCCTCGCCGCCCTCCGCGTCATGGACGACGTGCTGCTGCTGCAGACCCTGCTCTGGGACGACGAGGTGCGCGAGGCCGGCTTCCCGTCGCTGAAGGGCGACGTGGAGATCTCGGATCGAGAGCTCAAGATGTCGGCCTCGCTCGTGGCGAGCTTCGAGAGCGACTTCGAGCCGTCGAAGTTCAGCGACGACTACCAGGCGCAGCTGCGTCAGCTGATCGATGCGAAGCTCGAGCAGGGCGAGTCTCTCGACACCGCGGCCACCTTCGGCGAGGGCGACGAGGACGAGGACGGCGGCGAGGTGCTCGATCTCATGGAGGCGTTGAAGCGCAGCGTCGAGCAGTCTCGCGCGAAGAAGAAGAAAGGCGCCTAGCGCGGGTCGTCGGCTGCGCCGCCGGGGCGCCCGCCGCGCGGTCGGTTCCAGAACGGCAGCGCGAGCCAGACGAGCGCGAGCAGCACGAGGGTGATCGACCCCGCGACGACACCGGCGGTGCGTCCGACGACGACGTCGAAGATGAGCAGCACGACTCCGGTGATCAGCAGGCCGACGCAGAGCAGTGTCACCTGGAGCAGCCGGTCGGCGAGGGCGACGATCTCGCGTTTGGCCTTCTTGCGGAAGAGTGCCCGGTGGAGGCTGACGGGCGCGAGACCGAGTGCAGTGCTGAGCGCTGCGAGTACGACGAGACCGAGGTAGACGTCCACCTGGTACGCGTCGAGGTCGCTGAAGCGCGGTTGGAACGCCAGGGTCAGCAGGAATCCGGTGAGGATCTGCGTGCCCGTCTGAGTGACCCGCAGCTCCTGGAGAATCTCGTTCCAGTTGCGGTCGAGCCGCTCGGTCGCGGTCTCGTTGCGACCGTCGGTGGGGTCGGCATCGACCCGGTCAGAGGACTCCGGCATAGCGAATCGTAGAGCGTCGGAGGCGGCCAGTCGGCCGCCGCGGTCAGCTGATCCGGGCCCC from Herbiconiux sp. L3-i23 encodes:
- a CDS encoding DUF6328 family protein codes for the protein MPESSDRVDADPTDGRNETATERLDRNWNEILQELRVTQTGTQILTGFLLTLAFQPRFSDLDAYQVDVYLGLVVLAALSTALGLAPVSLHRALFRKKAKREIVALADRLLQVTLLCVGLLITGVVLLIFDVVVGRTAGVVAGSITLVLLALVWLALPFWNRPRGGRPGGAADDPR
- a CDS encoding Ku protein; the encoded protein is MRSIWKGAITFGLVNVPVKVYSATEDHDVPLHQVHDKDGGRIRYQRRCEIDGEIVDYEHIVKAYDDGDKTVVITNEDLKSLPVEKSREIDVVEFVPSDQIDPIRYDKSYYLEPDSKSAKAYVLLRRTLEESERTAIVKFALRQKTRLAALRVMDDVLLLQTLLWDDEVREAGFPSLKGDVEISDRELKMSASLVASFESDFEPSKFSDDYQAQLRQLIDAKLEQGESLDTAATFGEGDEDEDGGEVLDLMEALKRSVEQSRAKKKKGA